Proteins from one Crocosphaera sp. UHCC 0190 genomic window:
- the metH gene encoding methionine synthase, protein MNSTFLNYLKSPKRPVLVFDGATGTSLQTQDLTADDFGGPEYEGCNEYLVHTKPEAVEKVHRGFLDVGADVIETDTFGGTSIVLAEYDLADKAYYLNKKATELAKKLAQEYSTPEKPRFVAGSMGPGTKLPTLGHIDFDTLRDAYIEQAEGLYDGGADLLIIETCQDVLQIKAALNAVEAVFEKKGDRLPIMVSITMETMGTMLVGTEISAAVAILEPYNIDILGLNCATGPEQMKEHIKYLSEHCPFIVSCIPNAGLPENVGGQAHYRLTPIELKMALMHFIEDLGVQIIGGCCGTRPDHIKALSELSQELTPKERHPIYEPSAASIYSTQPYIQDNSFLIIGERLNASGSKKCRTLLNKEDWDSLVSLAKSQVKEGAHILDVNVDYVGRDGVRDMHELASRLVNNITLPLMLDSTEWQKMEAGLKVAGGKCILNSTNYEDGEERFLKVLEIAKRYGAGVVVGTIDEEGMGRTADKKFEIAKRAYNAAIEYGLAAHEIFFDPLALPISTGIEEDRENGKATVEAIKRIREELPGCHILLGISNISFGLNPVARQVLNSVFLYETMQVGLDGAIVSANKILPLAKIEEDQQKVCRDLIYDLREFDGDICTYDPLTKLTELFAGKTTKKDPSTTANLPIEERLKQHIIDGERLGLEDALKAALKQYPPLDVINIFLLDGMKVVGELFGSGQMQLPFVLQSAQTMKAAVAYLEPFMDKEEGDSNDSGKGKFLIATVKGDVHDIGKNLVDIILSNNGYKVINLGIKQPVENIIQAYEEHKPDCIAMSGLLVKSTAFMKDNLQVFNERGINIPVILGGAALTPKFVYEDCQNTYQGKVVYGKDAFSDLHFMDKLMPAKSAESWDNLQGFLGEFTNNNSLFQEERAEKAATQSSEENGKNSTSETPAVIDTERSEAVELIEPATPPFWGTKLLKPEEFDLTEIFWYLDLQALVAGQWQFRKPKEQSREEYEQFLSKKVYPILEEWKQKVITDNLLHPTVIYGYFPCQSQGNNLLIYAPEIIQNSDNKIPENLDPIWILEFPRQKSGRRLCIADFFASKESGLTDVFPMQAVTVGEIATEYAQKLFAANDYTNYLYFHGMAVQTAEGLAEWTHAKIRRELGFADKEPDNIREMLQQHYQGSRYSFGYPACPNIQDQYKQLELLGCDRIKMYMDESEQIYPEQSTTAIITYHPVAKYFSA, encoded by the coding sequence ATGAATAGTACCTTCCTCAACTACTTAAAAAGTCCTAAACGCCCTGTACTCGTGTTTGACGGTGCAACAGGGACCTCCTTACAAACCCAAGATTTGACCGCAGACGACTTTGGGGGACCCGAATATGAAGGATGTAATGAATATTTAGTGCATACGAAACCAGAAGCGGTGGAGAAGGTGCATAGAGGGTTTTTGGACGTAGGTGCAGATGTGATTGAAACGGACACCTTTGGGGGAACATCTATTGTCCTTGCAGAGTATGATTTAGCTGATAAGGCTTATTATCTCAACAAAAAAGCGACAGAATTAGCGAAGAAACTAGCCCAAGAATATTCTACCCCCGAAAAGCCCCGTTTTGTGGCGGGTTCTATGGGGCCAGGGACAAAGTTACCAACTTTAGGTCATATTGATTTTGATACCCTTAGAGACGCATATATAGAGCAAGCAGAGGGGTTATATGATGGGGGTGCAGATTTATTAATCATTGAAACTTGTCAAGATGTACTGCAAATTAAGGCAGCTTTAAACGCAGTAGAAGCCGTTTTTGAGAAGAAAGGTGATCGCTTACCGATTATGGTTTCTATTACTATGGAAACGATGGGAACGATGTTAGTAGGAACAGAAATTAGTGCAGCAGTTGCTATTTTAGAACCTTATAATATTGATATTTTGGGACTCAATTGTGCAACGGGTCCCGAACAAATGAAGGAACATATAAAATATTTATCGGAACATTGTCCTTTTATTGTTTCTTGTATTCCTAATGCGGGTTTACCTGAAAATGTTGGGGGACAAGCTCATTATCGTTTAACGCCGATAGAATTAAAGATGGCGTTAATGCACTTTATTGAAGATTTGGGAGTACAAATTATTGGGGGATGTTGTGGTACTCGTCCTGATCATATTAAAGCATTATCAGAACTTTCTCAAGAATTAACGCCCAAAGAACGTCATCCGATTTATGAACCTTCTGCTGCTTCAATTTATAGCACACAACCCTATATTCAAGATAATTCCTTCTTAATTATTGGTGAAAGATTAAACGCCAGTGGTTCTAAAAAATGCCGTACTTTATTAAATAAAGAAGATTGGGATAGTTTAGTCTCTTTAGCTAAATCTCAAGTAAAAGAAGGGGCGCACATTTTAGATGTTAACGTGGATTATGTGGGCCGAGATGGGGTACGAGATATGCACGAATTAGCCTCTCGTTTGGTTAATAATATTACCTTGCCTTTAATGCTAGATTCCACAGAATGGCAGAAAATGGAAGCAGGTTTAAAGGTTGCTGGTGGTAAATGTATTCTTAATTCTACTAACTACGAAGATGGAGAAGAACGCTTTTTAAAAGTGTTAGAAATAGCCAAGAGATACGGTGCAGGTGTTGTAGTTGGAACCATTGATGAGGAGGGAATGGGGCGTACTGCTGATAAGAAGTTTGAGATTGCAAAACGTGCCTATAATGCAGCCATAGAATACGGACTTGCTGCCCATGAAATCTTCTTTGATCCGTTGGCGTTACCAATCTCTACAGGGATAGAAGAGGACAGAGAGAACGGAAAAGCGACTGTTGAAGCCATAAAACGCATTCGAGAGGAATTACCAGGATGTCATATTCTCTTAGGTATTTCTAATATTTCCTTTGGCTTAAATCCTGTGGCGCGACAGGTCTTGAATTCAGTGTTTTTATATGAAACAATGCAGGTAGGTTTAGATGGGGCAATTGTTAGCGCAAATAAAATTTTACCCTTAGCAAAAATAGAAGAAGATCAGCAAAAAGTATGTCGAGACTTAATCTATGATTTACGAGAATTTGATGGGGATATTTGCACTTATGATCCTCTGACAAAGTTAACAGAATTATTTGCAGGGAAAACCACCAAAAAAGATCCTTCAACTACGGCTAATTTACCCATTGAAGAAAGACTAAAACAGCATATTATTGATGGGGAACGGTTAGGGTTAGAAGATGCTCTCAAAGCAGCTTTAAAACAATATCCACCTCTTGATGTTATTAACATCTTTTTATTAGATGGAATGAAGGTTGTAGGGGAGTTATTTGGATCAGGACAAATGCAGTTACCTTTCGTGTTACAATCTGCACAAACTATGAAAGCTGCTGTTGCTTATTTAGAACCTTTTATGGATAAGGAGGAAGGGGACAGCAATGATAGTGGAAAAGGTAAGTTTCTCATTGCAACAGTTAAGGGAGATGTTCATGATATCGGTAAGAATTTAGTTGACATTATTCTCTCAAATAATGGCTATAAAGTTATTAATTTAGGCATTAAACAACCTGTTGAAAACATTATCCAAGCTTACGAAGAACATAAACCAGATTGTATTGCTATGAGTGGTTTATTGGTGAAATCAACAGCATTCATGAAGGATAATTTACAGGTATTTAATGAGCGAGGAATCAATATTCCGGTAATCTTAGGCGGTGCCGCATTAACTCCTAAATTTGTCTATGAAGACTGTCAAAATACTTATCAAGGTAAAGTTGTTTATGGAAAAGATGCTTTCTCTGATCTACATTTTATGGACAAATTAATGCCAGCAAAATCAGCAGAAAGTTGGGACAATTTACAAGGATTTTTAGGAGAATTTACCAATAATAATAGTTTATTCCAAGAAGAAAGAGCAGAAAAAGCAGCCACGCAATCTTCTGAAGAAAATGGCAAAAATTCAACCTCAGAAACGCCAGCAGTCATCGATACAGAACGTTCTGAAGCTGTCGAATTAATAGAACCTGCGACACCACCTTTCTGGGGAACGAAGTTATTAAAACCAGAAGAATTTGATTTAACTGAAATTTTCTGGTATTTAGATTTACAAGCATTAGTAGCAGGTCAATGGCAATTTCGTAAACCAAAAGAACAGTCACGGGAAGAATATGAGCAATTTTTGAGTAAGAAAGTTTATCCTATTTTAGAGGAATGGAAACAAAAAGTTATCACGGATAATCTCTTACATCCTACGGTAATTTATGGTTATTTTCCTTGCCAGTCTCAAGGCAATAACTTGTTAATTTATGCTCCAGAAATCATCCAAAATTCAGATAATAAAATACCAGAAAATTTAGATCCAATTTGGATATTAGAATTTCCCCGTCAAAAATCTGGCCGTCGTCTCTGTATTGCGGACTTTTTTGCCTCCAAAGAATCCGGGTTAACAGATGTATTTCCGATGCAAGCAGTGACAGTAGGGGAAATTGCCACAGAATACGCTCAAAAACTCTTTGCAGCGAATGATTACACCAATTATCTGTACTTTCATGGGATGGCCGTTCAAACTGCCGAAGGGTTAGCAGAATGGACACACGCCAAAATACGCCGAGAATTAGGATTTGCAGACAAAGAACCCGATAATATTCGAGAAATGTTACAACAGCACTATCAAGGTTCCCGTTACAGCTTCGGATACCCTGCTTGTCCTAATATTCAAGATCAATATAAACAACTAGAATTATTAGGCTGCGATCGCATTAAAATGTATATGGATGAGAGTGAACAAATCTATCCTGAACAGTCTACAACGGCAATTATTACCTATCATCCCGTGGCTAAATATTTTAGTGCTTAG
- a CDS encoding DUF29 domain-containing protein translates to MSRVIKTETYQKDYYQWTIEQVKALRERNLDNLDWENIIEEIESLGRSDYSAVSSLLMRQIEHRLKIDYTPLEECYKKWQVEIQAFKIGIKRKISPSMKPKLSQDLEEIYQDAVSLVALEYGIDLPDHCPYNLEELLY, encoded by the coding sequence ATGAGTCGAGTGATAAAAACAGAAACCTACCAAAAAGATTACTATCAATGGACTATAGAGCAAGTTAAAGCGTTAAGAGAGCGAAATTTAGACAATTTAGACTGGGAAAACATTATCGAGGAGATTGAATCTTTGGGACGTAGTGATTATAGTGCTGTGTCTAGTCTTCTGATGAGACAGATTGAACATCGCCTTAAAATCGACTACACCCCTTTAGAGGAATGTTATAAAAAATGGCAAGTTGAGATACAAGCTTTCAAAATCGGCATAAAACGCAAGATTTCACCCAGTATGAAACCTAAACTCTCACAAGACTTAGAGGAAATTTATCAAGATGCTGTTAGTCTAGTTGCCTTGGAATACGGTATTGATTTACCCGATCACTGTCCCTACAATCTCGAAGAATTGCTGTATTGA
- a CDS encoding DUF3887 domain-containing protein, translating into MNWSLTLKQTGLPLLVLTLVSTISALPAKAQTKLNPPPPVQVVQSGDKVDQEALKKKSAQVIELLTQEKYEDARRLLSRDLAIELTADQMAEIWANLIEVTGPVKKIVGYRVIPTINANIVVVETQFNSKTDEFIITFNQQGDIVGVNFPNVASVDEIAQIVVNAVAANDFARARGYLHPTLKTEILPTRLQTSWQKIQQESGLFERIDNIDVLSSSSVDQSNIVVVEAKFQKGIRTFFFIFDNNSRITGIDLAQ; encoded by the coding sequence ATGAATTGGTCTTTAACACTAAAGCAAACAGGACTTCCCTTATTGGTTTTAACCCTAGTGAGTACCATTAGCGCATTACCAGCGAAAGCACAAACCAAGCTAAACCCTCCGCCTCCTGTTCAAGTGGTGCAGTCCGGTGATAAAGTAGATCAGGAGGCCTTAAAAAAGAAATCTGCTCAAGTCATTGAATTGTTGACTCAGGAAAAGTACGAAGACGCAAGACGTTTATTGAGCCGCGATTTGGCGATTGAATTAACGGCCGACCAGATGGCAGAGATTTGGGCGAATTTAATTGAGGTAACAGGCCCCGTCAAAAAAATTGTCGGTTATCGTGTCATTCCTACTATTAACGCCAATATTGTAGTAGTGGAAACGCAATTTAATAGTAAAACCGATGAATTTATCATCACCTTCAATCAACAAGGGGATATTGTCGGTGTTAATTTTCCCAATGTAGCCTCCGTTGATGAAATTGCCCAAATTGTTGTAAATGCTGTAGCCGCCAATGATTTTGCTCGGGCCAGAGGATACTTACACCCTACCCTCAAAACAGAAATTCTTCCCACGCGACTCCAAACCTCTTGGCAAAAAATTCAACAGGAAAGTGGACTCTTTGAACGCATAGACAACATAGATGTGCTTTCTAGTTCCAGCGTTGATCAATCAAATATTGTGGTGGTTGAGGCCAAATTCCAAAAGGGAATTAGAACATTTTTCTTTATATTCGATAACAATAGTCGAATTACTGGTATTGATCTTGCTCAGTAG
- a CDS encoding type II toxin-antitoxin system VapC family toxin, with translation MIVLDTHIWFWYINESFDQFPLEWIEKIQLAERVGVSSISCYEIVLAHNKGRLEINMDVQQWLIDSLEPSGIELLRLTPEIAVRAVNLSPIHKDPFDRIIMSTALEYQAKLASIDGLFPQYPELKNYLMSF, from the coding sequence ATGATTGTTCTTGATACTCATATTTGGTTTTGGTATATTAATGAAAGCTTTGACCAGTTTCCTTTAGAATGGATAGAGAAAATTCAATTAGCAGAGCGAGTAGGAGTGTCATCAATTTCTTGTTATGAAATTGTTTTAGCTCATAACAAAGGTCGTTTAGAAATCAATATGGATGTTCAACAATGGCTCATAGATTCTTTAGAGCCTTCAGGAATTGAATTGTTACGCTTGACACCAGAAATTGCAGTGAGAGCAGTTAATTTATCTCCTATTCATAAAGACCCATTTGATCGCATAATTATGAGTACGGCCTTAGAATATCAAGCAAAATTAGCTAGTATTGATGGCTTATTTCCCCAATATCCCGAACTAAAGAATTATCTTATGTCATTTTAA
- a CDS encoding PEP-CTERM sorting domain-containing protein: MLNKLFLSTAFAGATVLSVASVFGSANVANAATFGFSFSNVNGAVNGIVEGTIELPDGDGTFAATSVFVTSAPAALGYTTPFDVLANFPSVNANSFTVAGGTIDALNSSFLARSATEALVLNFPGVGTFLNVVGTASTLSGVNDSNSSTLTYSAVPEPLTILGAGAAISFGTAFKRKLAQKKNKAA; this comes from the coding sequence ATGCTTAACAAACTTTTTCTGTCAACTGCCTTTGCTGGTGCAACTGTATTGTCTGTTGCTTCGGTTTTTGGTTCTGCTAATGTGGCCAATGCGGCAACCTTTGGGTTCTCTTTCAGTAATGTTAATGGTGCTGTTAACGGTATAGTTGAAGGAACCATTGAATTACCTGATGGGGATGGAACTTTTGCCGCTACTTCTGTTTTCGTTACTTCAGCACCTGCTGCATTGGGATATACTACCCCCTTTGATGTTTTGGCAAACTTTCCCTCAGTAAATGCAAATAGTTTTACTGTCGCTGGTGGCACAATTGATGCCTTAAACAGTTCATTTTTGGCTAGAAGTGCTACAGAGGCACTCGTTTTGAATTTTCCTGGTGTTGGTACTTTCTTAAACGTTGTCGGTACTGCTAGTACATTGAGTGGTGTTAATGACTCCAATAGTTCAACCCTTACCTATTCTGCCGTTCCCGAACCCCTAACCATTTTAGGTGCAGGTGCTGCTATTAGTTTTGGTACCGCTTTCAAGCGTAAATTAGCTCAAAAGAAAAATAAAGCAGCTTAG
- a CDS encoding PEP-CTERM sorting domain-containing protein (PEP-CTERM proteins occur, often in large numbers, in the proteomes of bacteria that also encode an exosortase, a predicted intramembrane cysteine proteinase. The presence of a PEP-CTERM domain at a protein's C-terminus predicts cleavage within the sorting domain, followed by covalent anchoring to some some component of the (usually Gram-negative) cell surface. Many PEP-CTERM proteins exhibit an unusual sequence composition that includes large numbers of potential glycosylation sites. Expression of one such protein has been shown restore the ability of a bacterium to form floc, a type of biofilm.), which translates to MMNKLFLSTALAVATLGVSAIAQSAQAGVIVQPTSASSSGIGFGSLPLSNSINQSGLSSGYVNGITDFDTYIAGNPTHSGFGNVAQSFFNQTTGVLTYDLGSVLTTARLAYWAGVTANENISSFELFSDDDGNFGNGGTTSLGTFNPSTAIDGSVQVIDFTDATSQFIHLNILANNGAVFTQIGEVAFDQGVAPSATTPEPSTIVALAMVGSGLLLNKRVKRG; encoded by the coding sequence ATGATGAATAAACTTTTTTTGTCAACGGCTTTGGCTGTAGCCACCCTTGGGGTAAGTGCAATCGCTCAATCTGCCCAAGCAGGGGTAATCGTTCAACCTACTAGCGCATCTTCAAGTGGTATTGGCTTTGGTAGTCTTCCTCTATCAAATAGCATCAATCAGAGTGGTTTATCTTCGGGTTATGTCAATGGTATAACTGATTTTGATACTTATATTGCAGGTAATCCCACTCATTCAGGTTTCGGTAATGTAGCGCAAAGTTTTTTCAATCAAACAACAGGTGTTCTGACTTACGATCTTGGTAGTGTTTTAACAACCGCAAGATTAGCATACTGGGCAGGTGTTACTGCTAATGAGAATATCAGTAGTTTTGAGTTATTTTCCGATGATGATGGAAATTTTGGTAATGGGGGAACAACCTCTCTCGGAACTTTCAATCCCTCTACTGCAATCGATGGATCTGTTCAAGTTATTGATTTTACCGATGCGACAAGTCAGTTTATTCATTTGAATATTCTTGCTAATAATGGCGCCGTCTTCACTCAAATAGGTGAAGTTGCATTTGATCAAGGAGTTGCCCCCTCAGCGACAACCCCTGAACCCAGTACCATTGTAGCTTTAGCAATGGTCGGTAGTGGTTTATTATTGAATAAGCGGGTTAAACGGGGTTAG
- a CDS encoding type II toxin-antitoxin system PemK/MazF family toxin yields MASYYKNEVILVRYPFSDLSSTKIRPAVVVSVSHSSQDVFITPLTSKTHSLLDGEFILSDWKNAGLNVETAVKRGIYTIHQSLIIKKVGQFVNADTEKLEQSLRIWLGLSLS; encoded by the coding sequence ATGGCGAGTTACTACAAAAATGAGGTTATTCTCGTCCGTTATCCCTTTTCTGACTTATCTAGCACGAAAATTAGACCAGCAGTAGTTGTTAGTGTCTCCCATTCCTCCCAAGATGTTTTTATAACTCCCTTAACCAGCAAAACTCACTCCCTTCTTGATGGAGAATTTATCTTATCTGACTGGAAAAATGCTGGATTAAATGTAGAAACTGCCGTTAAAAGAGGAATTTATACTATTCATCAGAGTTTAATTATTAAAAAAGTTGGTCAATTTGTGAATGCTGATACAGAAAAATTAGAACAATCTTTGCGTATCTGGTTAGGGTTATCGTTGTCTTAG